In Oryza sativa Japonica Group chromosome 1, ASM3414082v1, the genomic stretch CCGGTTACTTGTGTGGAAGCGATATCGAAAGTGGTAACCGGCTGATTGCCACCGGTAAATAGAGTGCCGCATAATACCCAAATCTTTACTTTAAGAACTGACCAAATCTTTTGTGTGCAAAAATGTTAAATTCCACGTGTAGTTCAAAAATTCAAAGTGTGGGTTTCttcggaaaaagaaaaaaggaaaacttCAAAGGGTGTGTGAGCCTCTCACCGTTCATTGTCCCGTGTCCACTTGTCCAGTGGATATGGACAGCAACTGTTCacaatgtgatgctaattttatatttattaggacCATAGAATGCAATAAAATATTAGTCAAAGTATGTTTTTAAAAACAGTGTACTACACAGCGACGCAACGGACCACTTGTCCACTGGAAATGGACAGCAACTGTTCACAATCTCGGCAAGTtatcatttactccctccgtcccaaaatataataagttttagccctcaggatttgttccaaaatataacaacttctctacCAATATTCTTTTCCCAACCGATCATaatcctccaccattcacttttcccataTACCTCCACTACTTATCCAATCACAATCTTTcaccactcacttctacctatttttttaataattgtgTCCAATTCTAAAGTTTCTTATATTCTACGGATGGAGTatcaaaaaagagaaaaaaaaaggcctcTAGTAACACAACGACGCAACACCTTCCCTAGCCGCTTAAGTGCTTAACTGACGCTTCGCATTAATTATCGACTCGACTCACTCGAGAATGCGAGAATCTCGACTCGAGCAGACAGGAAGAATGGCTTCCTCCACCTCCGGGAgaagaggacgaggacgacTCCTCTCGCCTGCGGCGGTTGTGCTGGCGGCCGTGGCTGTGCTGCTGTCGGCGTCACAGGCACTGGCGGCGCCGTGCTACCCGCGCGTGTTCAGCTTCGGGGACTCGCTAGCTGACACGGGCAACGGCCCTTTCCTCTACGGCAACGAGtcccgccggccaccgctgTGGCCACCCTACGGCGAGACCTTCTTCCACCGCGCCACCGGCCGGGCCTCCAACGGCCGCCTCATCATCGACTTCATCGGTACGCTACTCGCAACCAATCCAGCCCCTCCACCTGTATTTGCTTAACCCAACATAGTACTAATCACTTGAGATTTGGAAATCGCGCGCGTGGCGCCGGCCTCAGCTGACGCGCTGGGGCTGCCGTTCCTGCGGCCGTACTGGGGCGGGCGGACCACGGGGGACTTCGCCAGCGGGGCCAACTTCGCGGTGGGCGGCGCCACGGCGCTCAGCCCGGACTTCTTCTGGGAGAGAGGCGTGCACGTGCGCGACACCGTGCACCTCGACATGGAGATGAACTGGTTCCGCGATCTGCTCGGCCTGCTCTGCCCAGACGATCTTGCCGGTATGTTCGTCTATTTGTTAGACTTAATCTTGTTATTTACTttagggtgaata encodes the following:
- the LOC4326256 gene encoding GDSL esterase/lipase At1g31550-like isoform X4 — encoded protein: MRESRLEQTGRMASSTSGRRGRGRLLSPAAVVLAAVAVLLSASQALAAPCYPRVFSFGDSLADTGNGPFLYGNESRRPPLWPPYGETFFHRATGRASNGRLIIDFIADALGLPFLRPYWGGRTTGDFASGANFAVGGATALSPDFFWERGVHVRDTVHLDMEMNWFRDLLGLLCPDDLAETEGATDPGEGQDPQDLEQEAGDEASEDPYAYYQEGDEDEGAQ
- the LOC4326256 gene encoding GDSL esterase/lipase At1g28600-like isoform X2 → MRESRLEQTGRMASSTSGRRGRGRLLSPAAVVLAAVAVLLSASQALAAPCYPRVFSFGDSLADTGNGPFLYGNESRRPPLWPPYGETFFHRATGRASNGRLIIDFIADALGLPFLRPYWGGRTTGDFASGANFAVGGATALSPDFFWERGVHVRDTVHLDMEMNWFRDLLGLLCPDDLADCNDMMNQSLFLVGEIGGNDYNHPLMGGVSIRKIRSFTPSIIAKISSTITELIGLGAKTLVVPGNLPIGCIPHYLMIFKSGKKEDYEPETGCLRWMN
- the LOC4326256 gene encoding GDSL esterase/lipase At1g28600-like isoform X1, with translation MRESRLEQTGRMASSTSGRRGRGRLLSPAAVVLAAVAVLLSASQALAAPCYPRVFSFGDSLADTGNGPFLYGNESRRPPLWPPYGETFFHRATGRASNGRLIIDFIADALGLPFLRPYWGGRTTGDFASGANFAVGGATALSPDFFWERGVHVRDTVHLDMEMNWFRDLLGLLCPDDLAETEGATDPGEGQDPQDLEQDCNDMMNQSLFLVGEIGGNDYNHPLMGGVSIRKIRSFTPSIIAKISSTITELIGLGAKTLVVPGNLPIGCIPHYLMIFKSGKKEDYEPETGCLRWMN
- the LOC4326256 gene encoding GDSL esterase/lipase At1g28600-like isoform X3 — its product is MRESRLEQTGRMASSTSGRRGRGRLLSPAAVVLAAVAVLLSASQALAAPCYPRVFSFGDSLADTGNGPFLYGNESRRPPLWPPYGETFFHRATGRASNGRLIIDFIADALGLPFLRPYWGGRTTGDFASGANFAVGGATALSPDFFWERGVHVRDTVHLDMEMNWFRDLLGLLCPDDLAETEGATDPGEGQDPQDLEQDCNDMMNQSLFLVGEIGGNDYNHPLMGGVSIRKIRSFTPSIIAKISSTITELRILW